From a single Nothobranchius furzeri strain GRZ-AD chromosome 7, NfurGRZ-RIMD1, whole genome shotgun sequence genomic region:
- the palm3 gene encoding paralemmin-3 isoform X2 → MDEAEKYKQRLEAIAEKRRLQEEQDKARREMEDEKLRQQQLKRKSLRDQWLMEGAPMSPTSPNTKNLLSSLWDSQDTEKPGDKLQAENQQLSKELQEQKAVKTLHPAAEKVPALLQNGENKATEPETSGVEVTFVQTPPEVETAAALTNGEGDVEPNTPEQNKLNPNGLDRVTEGVDRTESASAPNANVNEEGVEEGILVMRAEPVFITDDGPEEDQQESDQTLLSHPENGNEMGEDTEQVVTTEPVPESLTEPENNEATREAHKPTGGEDEEEEGEVKLNKIIEAEMMAEDQEKVEDLVVDQLQSPADAVEGAAVALVPVYSEASPAALSPQPEVQIKDEASAAPDEEERERKVEDPVRQSGSFQEVSLAEPQENHRTTMEPREQEPLLVKAKASYLYDESAGSNGPSHAETQNPPKTSQGDETGSPKRKTCQCCSVM, encoded by the exons GAGAAGCGTCGGCTGCAGGAGGAGCAGGACAAAGCCAGGAGAGAGATGGAGGATGAGAAGCTTAGACAACAGCAGCTCaag AGGAAGTCTTTAAGAGACCAGTGgttgatggaaggagctccaatgtCCCCGACCTCCCCAAACACCAAGAACCTTCTCTCCTCTCTGTGGGACTCCCAGGACACAGAAAAGCCCGGTGACAA GTTGCAGGCAGAGAATCAACAGCTGTCCAAGGAGCTTCAGGAACAG AAAGCTGTAAAAACCCTCCATCCTGCTGCAG AAAAGGTCCCGGCTCTCCTGCAGAACGGAGAAAACAAAGCAACAGAACCAG AGACATCTGGTGTTGAAGTGACATTTGTCCAAACCCCACCTGAGGTTGAGACGGCAGCGGCCCTTACCAACGGTGAAGGAGACGTGGAGCCTAACACCCCGGAACAGAACAAGTTAAACCCAAACGGGCTGGATCGAGTCACCGAGGGTGTCGACAGGACTGAGTCAGCATCCGCTCCAAATGCCAACGTTAACGAAGAGGGGGTGGAAGAAGGGATTCTGGTGATGAGAGCAGAACCTGTGTTCATCACAGATGATGGACCAGAGGAGGACCAGCAGGAGTCGGATCAAACACTGCTGTCACATCCAGAAAACGGTAACGAGATGGGAGAGGATACGGAGCAGGTGGTCACGACAGAACCCGTTCCAGAATCCTTAACGGAACCAGAGAATAACGAAGCAACACGGGAAGCACACAAGCCTACTGGAGGTGAAGATGAGGAAGAGGAAGGTGAAGTCAAGTTAAACAAAATCATAGAGGCGGAAATGATGGCTGAAGACCAGGAGAAGGTGGAAGATCTGGTTGTTGATCAGCTGCAGTCACCAGCTGATGCTGTAGAGGGTGCCGCCGTAGCTTTGGTGCCAGTCTACTCTGAGGCGTCACCTGCTGCTCTCAGCCCTCAGCCAGAGGTGCAGATAAAAGACGAAGCTTCAGCAGCACCGGATGAAGAGGAGAGAGAACGAAAGGTGGAGGATCCTGTCCGTCAGTCCGGTTCGTTCCAGGAGGTTTCCCTGGCTGAGCCTCAGGAGAACCATAGAACAACGATGGAGCCGAGAGAACAGGAACCTCTTCTGGTGAAAGCCAAGGCCTCCTACCTTTACGATGAGTCAGCTGGGTCAAACGGCCCAAGTCATGCAGAGACACAGAACCCACCCAAAACTAGCCAGGGAGACGAGACCGGCTCACCCAAACGCAAAACCTGTCAGTGCTGCTCTGTCATGTGA
- the palm3 gene encoding paralemmin-3 isoform X1, whose amino-acid sequence MDEAEKYKQRLEAIAEKRRLQEEQDKARREMEDEKLRQQQLKRKSLRDQWLMEGAPMSPTSPNTKNLLSSLWDSQDTEKPGDKLQAENQQLSKELQEQQKAVKTLHPAAEKVPALLQNGENKATEPETSGVEVTFVQTPPEVETAAALTNGEGDVEPNTPEQNKLNPNGLDRVTEGVDRTESASAPNANVNEEGVEEGILVMRAEPVFITDDGPEEDQQESDQTLLSHPENGNEMGEDTEQVVTTEPVPESLTEPENNEATREAHKPTGGEDEEEEGEVKLNKIIEAEMMAEDQEKVEDLVVDQLQSPADAVEGAAVALVPVYSEASPAALSPQPEVQIKDEASAAPDEEERERKVEDPVRQSGSFQEVSLAEPQENHRTTMEPREQEPLLVKAKASYLYDESAGSNGPSHAETQNPPKTSQGDETGSPKRKTCQCCSVM is encoded by the exons GAGAAGCGTCGGCTGCAGGAGGAGCAGGACAAAGCCAGGAGAGAGATGGAGGATGAGAAGCTTAGACAACAGCAGCTCaag AGGAAGTCTTTAAGAGACCAGTGgttgatggaaggagctccaatgtCCCCGACCTCCCCAAACACCAAGAACCTTCTCTCCTCTCTGTGGGACTCCCAGGACACAGAAAAGCCCGGTGACAA GTTGCAGGCAGAGAATCAACAGCTGTCCAAGGAGCTTCAGGAACAG CAGAAAGCTGTAAAAACCCTCCATCCTGCTGCAG AAAAGGTCCCGGCTCTCCTGCAGAACGGAGAAAACAAAGCAACAGAACCAG AGACATCTGGTGTTGAAGTGACATTTGTCCAAACCCCACCTGAGGTTGAGACGGCAGCGGCCCTTACCAACGGTGAAGGAGACGTGGAGCCTAACACCCCGGAACAGAACAAGTTAAACCCAAACGGGCTGGATCGAGTCACCGAGGGTGTCGACAGGACTGAGTCAGCATCCGCTCCAAATGCCAACGTTAACGAAGAGGGGGTGGAAGAAGGGATTCTGGTGATGAGAGCAGAACCTGTGTTCATCACAGATGATGGACCAGAGGAGGACCAGCAGGAGTCGGATCAAACACTGCTGTCACATCCAGAAAACGGTAACGAGATGGGAGAGGATACGGAGCAGGTGGTCACGACAGAACCCGTTCCAGAATCCTTAACGGAACCAGAGAATAACGAAGCAACACGGGAAGCACACAAGCCTACTGGAGGTGAAGATGAGGAAGAGGAAGGTGAAGTCAAGTTAAACAAAATCATAGAGGCGGAAATGATGGCTGAAGACCAGGAGAAGGTGGAAGATCTGGTTGTTGATCAGCTGCAGTCACCAGCTGATGCTGTAGAGGGTGCCGCCGTAGCTTTGGTGCCAGTCTACTCTGAGGCGTCACCTGCTGCTCTCAGCCCTCAGCCAGAGGTGCAGATAAAAGACGAAGCTTCAGCAGCACCGGATGAAGAGGAGAGAGAACGAAAGGTGGAGGATCCTGTCCGTCAGTCCGGTTCGTTCCAGGAGGTTTCCCTGGCTGAGCCTCAGGAGAACCATAGAACAACGATGGAGCCGAGAGAACAGGAACCTCTTCTGGTGAAAGCCAAGGCCTCCTACCTTTACGATGAGTCAGCTGGGTCAAACGGCCCAAGTCATGCAGAGACACAGAACCCACCCAAAACTAGCCAGGGAGACGAGACCGGCTCACCCAAACGCAAAACCTGTCAGTGCTGCTCTGTCATGTGA